The Saccharopolyspora gregorii genomic interval ATCCTGGCGTGGGGAGTGTTCTACCAGGTGTGGAACGCGACGTTCGCGAGCTACTTCCAGGAGCTGTTCCCGGCCCGCACCCGGGTCACCGGGTTCGCCATCGCGCAGAACCTCGGGCTGGCGATCACCGCGTTCCTGCCGAGCACCTTCGCCCTGCTCGCCCCTCCCGGGTCGGCGAACGTCCCGCTCGTGGTGGGGTCGCTGTGCTTCGGCATCACCGTCCTCGGCGCGGTGGCGGCCTGGTCGGCGCGGGAGACGCACCGCATCCCGCTGGCCGACCTGGGGGCGAAGGACGCCCGGCCGCTGCCGAAGGAGGAGTTCGACCGCCTCCGCGCCCACTCCCGCTGACCGGGCGGACGGCCCGCCGCACCGGCCGGGTGGGCCGTCCACCGGCGGTGGTCAGGGCGCGAGGAGCTCCTCGGCGACCAGGGCGGCGCGCAGCGCGAGGTGGTCGCACCACGGCGCCGCGGTCAGCTGGAGCCCGACCGGCATGCCCGATCCCGGGTGCACGCCGCACGGCACGCTGACCGCGGGCCCGCCGTACATCGACCACGCGTAGGTGAACCGCGCGATGGAGCGGGTGGAGTCGGCGAGGTCGACGGCGTCCCGTCGCGGCACGTCCACCGGGATCGTCGGCGTGACCAGCACGTCGACGTCCGCGAACAGCGCGTGCACGCCGCGCTGGAAGTCGCGGCGCCACTCCCGGCTCCGCTCGCGGCGCTCCGGCGGCACGTCGTGGCCGAGGCGGATCCGGCGCAGCACGTCGGGATCGATCGTCCCCGGCCGGTCCCGCACCCGGTCGGCGTGCACGGCGGCGGCCTCCGGGTACAGCACGTCGAGCATCCGCTGCTGGGCGAGTTCCGCGCCCGGCACCCGCACCTCCCGCACCGGCCCGCAGGCGCGGCCGAGCGAGCGGATCGCGGTCCGGACGACCGCGGCGACGCCCGGATCCACGTCGTCGAAGAAGAAGTTCACCGGCACCCCCACCCGCAGCCCGGCCGCGCCGTCGGCCAGCGCGGACCGCACCGGGACCCCCTCGGCGCGCACCGAGCTCGGGTCGGCCGGGTCCCGGGCGTCGAGGACCGCGAGCACCGCCGCGGCGGTGCGCACGTCGCGGGCGATCGGGGTGACGGTGTCGAAGGAGGTGCTCACCGGGAACACGCCCGCGCCCGAGACCCGCCCCAGGGTGGGCCGCACCCCGACGATCCCGTTGACGGCGGCCGGGACCCGGCCGGAGCCGCCGGTGTCGGTGCCCAGCGAGGCCGCGCACATCCCGGCCGCCACCGACACCGCGGAACCGCTGCTGGAGCCGCCGGAGATCCGCGACTCGTCGAGCGCGTTGCGGCAGTCGCCGAAGGTCGCGTTGCGCCCGACCACGCCCAGCGCGAACTCGGCGAGGTTGGCCTTGCCGAGCACGACCGCGCCCGCGGCGCGCAGCAGCCGGGTCACCGTCGCGTCGGCCGCGGCCGGGCCGGTGGCGTGGTGCCGGGTGCCCGCGGTGGTGGGCACGCCGGCCACGTCGATGTTGTCCTTGATCGTGGTGGTGAGCCCGTGCAGCGGGCCGGGTTCGCCGCCGGCGGCGTCCAGCTCGTCGGCTTCGCGCAGCGCCGCCTCGTCCCTGGTGCTGATCAGCGCGCGCAGCCGCGGGTTCTCCGCCGCCGCCCGGTCCAGCCCCGCCCGCACCCGATCTCGAACCGCTCCCACGGCACCTCTCCTCACGTCGCAGTCGGCAGGTGGGCACCGATCGTGTCGGCCTCGGCCATCGGCACCATCGCGTGGTGCGGGCCGGCCCCGCGAGCCCGGAGTACGAGCTGCTTCACCCCGGCCGGGCCGAAGTATGCTGGCTCACCGACCGCGGAAGCAATACATCTGACATTTCCTGGTGCCGACGTCTGCCGTACCGGATCGGACCGTTCGCCCGGACCGACTCGGCCGACCATCGCAACGGGCACAAGCCGAAGCGGCGCCGCACGATCACCCGTGCGGCGCCTGAGCCAGCGACGCGAAACGTCTGACTTTTGCGGGAAGGCGCCTCGGGTCAGCGCCCGCGCAACACCGCCGCGACCTGCCGCACCGCGTCCGCGGAAGTGGAGGCGTGCGGGGAGAGGCGGACGTGCTCCGCCCGGCCGGTGGTGGCGATGCCCGCGGCGGCCAGGTCCGCGGCGACCTCGCGGGCCGGGCGGCCGGGCACGTCGAAGGTGAGGATCCCGCTGCGCGGTGGCGGCGCCGAGGTGATCCGCGCGCCCGCCGAGCGCAGCGCCTCCGCGAGCTCGCCGACGCGCTCGGCGATGCGGGCCTCAATCCGCGCGACCCCGGCCCGCTCCACCAGGTCGAGGGCGGCGGCCAGCGCTCCGGCCGACACCGGGCTCAGGTTCGTGATCGACCAGGACTCGGCGCCCGGCACCGGTTCCCGCACCTCCCCGTCGAACCGCCCCGGATCCCGCGCGCCGGTCCAGCCGGACAGCAGCGGGCGGTGCCGGTCCAGGGCGCGCGGCGAGAGCGCGGCGAACCCGGTCCCCCACCCGGCGCGCAGCCACTTCTGCCCGCCCGCGACGAGCACGTCCGCCGTCGCCCACTCCGCCTCGACCGCGCCGAACGCCTGGATGCCGTCGACCACCAGCAGCCGGTCCCCGATCACCTCGCGGATCCCGGCGAGGTCGGCCCGGTGGCCGGTGCGGAAGTCCACCGCGCTCACCGCGACGGTGGTGACCTCGGCGTCGAGCCCGGCGCGCACCACCTCCGGAGTGACCAGCCCGTCCGGTGGGCGCAGCCGGCGCACCTGGACGCGCCCGGCCTCCGCGGCCCGGGACCACGGGTAGGTGTTGGCCGGGAACTCGCCGTCGGAGACCAGCACCGCTCCCCCGGTGGCGAAGGCCGCCTGGAACAGCGCGGTGCTCGTGTTGGGCTGCAGGACCACCTGCTCGGCGGGGATCCCGCACAGCCGACCGGCGCGGGATCGGGCATCGGCGTCCGCCCGCATCAGGTCGTCCACTGTGGAGTGATCAGCGGTGGCGGCCCGCTCCAGCAGCCGCGCCGAGGCCTCGCGCACCGCGCGCGAGGGCGGGCCGAACCGGGCGAAGTCCAGATATCCGGCGCTCTCGGTGAACTGGTCGAGGTAGTCCTGCGGCAGCGGCATGGCGGCGAAACTACCGCCCGGAACCGGCCTCCGGTCCACCTGGGACGCGCGCCCGGCGCAGCGCGGTCCCCCACCGGACGTACCGGGCGCTATCCTCGGAATACGCATTCCCGGGAAGGAGCGATGCCTGGTGGCCGCACGAGCAGCGACCTTGACCGACGTCGCCAAGGAAGCGGGGGTCTCCCTCGCCACGGCCTCCCGCGCCCTCAACGGCAGCGAGCGGGTCGTGCGGGCCGAGCTGCACGACCGGACGCTGGCCGCCGCCGCGCGGCTCGGCTACACCCCGAACGCGCAGGCGCAGTCGATGGCCAAGGGCTCCACGGACCTGGTGGGGCTGCTGGTCAACGACATCGCCGACCCCTACTTCTCCACCATCGCCGCCGGACTGGCCACCGCCGCCGAGGAGCACGGGCTGCTGGTGATGCTGTGCAGCACCGGCGGCAGGCCCGAGCGGGAGCTGGAGCTGCTGGCCGCGCTGCGCCGCCAGCGCGGCCGGGCGATCGTGCTGGCGGGCAGCCGGATCAACGACCGGGCCCACCTGCGGGAACTCGCCGCGCACGTGGAGCCGTTCACCGCGGCCGGGGGCCGGGTCGCCGCGATCAGCGAACCGCGGCTGCCGGTGGACACCGTGGTGGTGGACAACCGTCGCGGCGCCCAGGACCTGGCGGCGCGGCTCGCCGAGCTCGGCTACCGGCGGCCCGCGGTGCTCACCGGGCCGGAGCGGCTGCTGGTCTCGCGGGACCGGCGGGACGGTTTCCTCGCCGGGTGGCGGAGATCGGCGAGCGGGGAGCCGGTGTGCGCGGCCGAAGAGTTCAGCCGCGACGGGGGTTCCCGGGCGATGCACCGGGTGCTGGACGAGCATCCGGACGTCGACGTCGTGTTCGCGATCAACGACCTGATGGCGCTGGGCGCGATGGCGGCCTGCCGGGAGCGCGGCGTGCGGGTGCCGCAGGACGTCGCGGTGGCCGGGTTCGACGACATCTCGACCCTGCGCGACGTCACCCCCGGGTTGACCACGGTCCGGCTGCCGCTGGCGGAGATGGGCCGGATGGCGCTGGACCTGGTGCTGGGCGCCGAGCAGGAGAAGCCGCGCCGCCGCAAGGTCCGCGGCGAAGTCGTGCTCCGCGAGAGCACTCCCACCCGCTGACCCGTCCCCAGCGCACCCCTCCCCACCGCACCAGGTGAGCGCCCCACTCACCCACCCCCACTGGGCAGGCGGCCCACCCACCTGAAGTGCACGCGGCGCCCCACGCCAGGTGAGTGGCCCGTTCGCCCAATCCAGCTGGGCGGGTGGGCCACTCACCTGTGGCGTGGGGGTGTGTTCGGGGAGGTGAGCGGCTCGTTCGACCGGTGTTGTTGGGCGGGTGGGCCACTCACCTGGGTGGGGGTGGGGGGCGGCGTTGCGGGAAGCGCTTTCCGGGGTGTCTTGTTCTGGAAGCCCTGTTGCGCTTACCGTTTCGGTAAGCGCTTTCCAGAAGGGCGGTACCGCATGACCGAGCGAAGGCTGGGCGTCGTGATGAACGGCGTCACCGGCAGGATGGGCCACCGGCAGCACCTGATCCGGTCGATCCTCGACCTCCGGGAGCAGGGCGGGGTGCCGCTCTCCGACGGCACCCGGGTGCGGCTCGACCCGATCCTCGTCGGCCGCGATCCGGCGAAGCTCGCCGAGCTCGCCGCGCGCCACGACCTGGACCGCTGGACGACGGACCTGGACACCGCGCTGTCCGAGGACGCCGACCGGCTCTACTTCGACGCGCAGGTCACCTCCGCGCGCGAAGCGGCCATCACCAGGGCGATCGCCGCGGGCAAGCACGTCTACACCGAGAA includes:
- a CDS encoding amidase, with the translated sequence MGAVRDRVRAGLDRAAAENPRLRALISTRDEAALREADELDAAGGEPGPLHGLTTTIKDNIDVAGVPTTAGTRHHATGPAAADATVTRLLRAAGAVVLGKANLAEFALGVVGRNATFGDCRNALDESRISGGSSSGSAVSVAAGMCAASLGTDTGGSGRVPAAVNGIVGVRPTLGRVSGAGVFPVSTSFDTVTPIARDVRTAAAVLAVLDARDPADPSSVRAEGVPVRSALADGAAGLRVGVPVNFFFDDVDPGVAAVVRTAIRSLGRACGPVREVRVPGAELAQQRMLDVLYPEAAAVHADRVRDRPGTIDPDVLRRIRLGHDVPPERRERSREWRRDFQRGVHALFADVDVLVTPTIPVDVPRRDAVDLADSTRSIARFTYAWSMYGGPAVSVPCGVHPGSGMPVGLQLTAAPWCDHLALRAALVAEELLAP
- a CDS encoding LacI family DNA-binding transcriptional regulator — its product is MAARAATLTDVAKEAGVSLATASRALNGSERVVRAELHDRTLAAAARLGYTPNAQAQSMAKGSTDLVGLLVNDIADPYFSTIAAGLATAAEEHGLLVMLCSTGGRPERELELLAALRRQRGRAIVLAGSRINDRAHLRELAAHVEPFTAAGGRVAAISEPRLPVDTVVVDNRRGAQDLAARLAELGYRRPAVLTGPERLLVSRDRRDGFLAGWRRSASGEPVCAAEEFSRDGGSRAMHRVLDEHPDVDVVFAINDLMALGAMAACRERGVRVPQDVAVAGFDDISTLRDVTPGLTTVRLPLAEMGRMALDLVLGAEQEKPRRRKVRGEVVLRESTPTR